In Acidimicrobiales bacterium, the genomic stretch ACCTACGACGCCACCATCGCCGAGGTGTTCGCGGTCGAGACCGACGAAGCCGAGTACCTCACCCGTTTCGAGGAGGGGGGCGATCGTGACGTCGAGATGCTGGAGTGCCGACCCGACGGCGACGGATGGCTGATGCGCAACCGACGGGTGATCACCGTCGACCTACCCGGCTTCGCTCAGAAGGCGCTGAAGCCCACCAACACCATCGAACACACCGTGCACTTCGGGCCCGAGGTCGACGGTCGCCAGGAGGGCACCTTCACCATCGATGTCCAAGGGGCGCCCGTGCGCACGGACGGGACCATCGTGTTCGAGGACCTCGGTGACGGCCGCACGCGCCACACCGTCCGCTGTGACGTCCAAGTGAAGATCCCCCTCATCGGCGGCAAGATCGCCAACTGGGCCAAGGGCGACGTGGCCTCCCAGATCCGCCGCGAGTTCGAGTACACCCGCCGGCGCGTCGCCGAGCGGCGCTGAGCGGGGCGACGCCACCCGTGCGATCCGGCACGGCGGTGGCGATGCTGGCGCCGATGCCCCTGGAGCTGCGCGCCCTCGTGCGGGTCGGGCGTCTCCGTCGCGACGGTGAGCTCGCGGGCCGCACCGCCCACCGCGGTGTCGTCGGCGGGGTGCCGGTCGTCGCGGTCGCGTGCGGGATGGGCACCGCCCGCTCCGAGGGCGTCGCCGCCGACGTGTTGGCCGCCACCGACGTCTCCCACGTCGTGGTCGTCGGCGTCGCCGGCGCGGTCGGTGCCCACCACCCCTTGGGTGCGGCCTTCCACCCGGAGGAGGTCGCCGACGCCCGGACCGGGGCCCGGTACCGGCCCCACGCCCTCGGAGGCCACCGCCCGACGCCGCGTTCGGGCACCTTGTTGACGGGGGACGACTTCATCACCGACCCCGACCACCTGGCCGCGCTGGCCCGCGACGGGATCACTGCCCTCGACATGGAGACCGCCGCCGTGGCGGCCGTCTGCGAGCGTGTGGGCGTGCCCTGGTCGGTGGCGCGGGCCATCAGCGACGTGGCCGGGGACGAGGCGGTGGTGGCGACGATGGAACAGGGCCTGGCCCGTCCGGACGGCACCCCTGACGTCGCCGCGGCCGTTCGCTTCCTGGCCCGAGCCCCCTGGCGGGTCGGGTCCCTCACCCGTCTCGCCCGCCAGGCCCAGGCTGCTGCCCGGTCCGCGGCGAACGAGGCGGTCCGAGCGGTCGAGTCCTCCGCCTGAGCCCGCCTACGCTCACCGCCATGTCCGACCCCGACCTGCCGGCGCTGCCGCCGCTCGAACCCGAGATCACGTACGAGGACTTCGCGAAGGTGGATGTGCGCGCCGGCGAGATCATCTCGGTCGAGGAGTTCCCACGGGCGCGCAACCCGTCATACCGCATCAAGGTCGACTTCGGGCCCGAGATCGGGGTCCGTGAGACGAGCGCGCAGGCGAAGACCGGCTACGAGCGCGAGGAGCTGCTCGGGCGCTACGTCGTGGCCGTGGTGAACTTCCCGCCGAAGAACATCGCCGGGTTCCAGTCGCAGATGCTGATCCTGGGCGTCGACGCCGGCGACGGCACCCTGTCGCTGCTGCACCCGGGCCGAGGCACCTACAAAGGAGCCCGGGTCTATTGACCGGGCGGGCCAGGGTCGCCCTCGTCGCCGGGCTGGTGGCGTTGTCGGCGGGCGCCGTCCTTGGCGCCTGCGGGTCCGACGGCGATGGCGAGGGCGCTGCGGGGCGGCCGTCCACCACCTCTACGACCACCGGGGCGCCGACCGGTGGGCTGGTGGCGCTGCTCGACGACGTCGCGCCCGAGGTGGCGGCGGCGCAGCCGGCGCCGGGGTCGACGTCGACGACCGCCTCGGTGTCGGCAGGGGAGGCGCAGGGATACGAGCACGGCGTCGCTGCGCTACGCGGGCTGGGTGACGATCCCGAGCTCGACGCCAAGGCGCTCGACTGCCACCAGGCCGACCTGACGGCCTGCGACGACCTGTACGTCGCCAGCCCCGATGGGTCGCTCTACGAGGTCTACGGCGCCACCTGCGGGGCCAGAATCGACGCCCCCACCAACCGCCTCTGCGTCGACGTGCTGCTCCCTGCGGCGGACGACCCGACCGGCCTCGGCGCCGACGCCTTCCTCGACGCCCTGGCGGTGCAGTGCCATGCCGGCGACCTGTTGGACTGCGACCTCCTCTACGCCGCGGCGGACGCTGGTTCGCAGTACGAGGCCTATGGCGCCACCTGCGGTCGCCGCATCGAGACCGACGAGGACTGCACGACCGCCCTGCTCTGACCCACCCCTCCCCTTGTCGGTTCTCGGCGGCGTGGGTCGGTCCCCGTCAGTCCATGAAGAGCCGGGGGTGCCGGGCCTCGGCGAGGCGGCGCAGCCCCTCGCGCCACTCGACCTTCGCCGGGCCGACGAGCTCGTGCAGGCGTGTGGTGTCCACGCGCACGCTCTCGATGGTGGTGCGGGTGGGAGCCAGGCGGGGCACCACTCCGGTGAGGCGCTCGAGCTCGGCCGTCCACTCTTCGATGCTCACCGCGTCGTTCCCCGCCCAGTTGACGACGGTCGGCGGCACGTCGGCGATGGCGAGCAGGCGGGGCACCTGCTCGACGATGTCGTCCTCGTGCAGGGGGTTGTAGACGCTGGGCGCGTCCTCGTGGACCGGGATGGGGTGACCCGCGAGCATCAACTCGAGGTGGAACGCCGGCCAGCCGCCGCCCTCCTCGCCGTACGGGACGCTGAGGCGGGCGATCGTGGTGGGGAGGTCGTAGGCGCGGGCGGCGAAGCCGGCGACCACCTCGGCGGCGATCTTCGAGATGCTGTACGTGGGCATGAAGCCGAACGGGCGGTGGTTGTCGCCCAGGGGGTCGTCCTCGGCGATCGGGTCGTGACCCTTCGGCTCGTACACCGCGGTCGACGAGCAGTGCAGGAACGCCGACGCGTTCCGGTACCGGCGCATGAGGAGCCCGAGCGCCTCGCCG encodes the following:
- a CDS encoding DUF2505 domain-containing protein, producing the protein TYDATIAEVFAVETDEAEYLTRFEEGGDRDVEMLECRPDGDGWLMRNRRVITVDLPGFAQKALKPTNTIEHTVHFGPEVDGRQEGTFTIDVQGAPVRTDGTIVFEDLGDGRTRHTVRCDVQVKIPLIGGKIANWAKGDVASQIRREFEYTRRRVAERR
- a CDS encoding tRNA-binding protein, whose protein sequence is MSDPDLPALPPLEPEITYEDFAKVDVRAGEIISVEEFPRARNPSYRIKVDFGPEIGVRETSAQAKTGYEREELLGRYVVAVVNFPPKNIAGFQSQMLILGVDAGDGTLSLLHPGRGTYKGARVY
- a CDS encoding NAD(P)-dependent oxidoreductase, with amino-acid sequence MSSGARILVTGVTGQVAGPVARALARDNEVFGAARFRKGRGRDAVEAAGIIPVHLDLEAADFGDLPDGIDYVCNFAVAKTNDFGRDLAANGEALGLLMRRYRNASAFLHCSSTAVYEPKGHDPIAEDDPLGDNHRPFGFMPTYSISKIAAEVVAGFAARAYDLPTTIARLSVPYGEEGGGWPAFHLELMLAGHPIPVHEDAPSVYNPLHEDDIVEQVPRLLAIADVPPTVVNWAGNDAVSIEEWTAELERLTGVVPRLAPTRTTIESVRVDTTRLHELVGPAKVEWREGLRRLAEARHPRLFMD